aattaaaaattacttaataaataataatgataataaaaaataaacagtaattatAACTATTTATTCAATGCTTACTGCATGTTAGATACTGTGTTGAGAGCTTTTTACATATGATTAAACCCTCATAACTCCTTATGATATAAagattattattctcatttttgtaTAAACTGAAGATCAAAGAGTTTAAGTCACACACTCAAGGTTTCACAGCTGGTAAATGATGGTGTTTGGGGTTTGAACCCAAGGCAAGCATTTGTGATGAAGGGCCTTCTACTTATCAAAGTAGTTTTCAGTTAAGAGAAAtggttttttttcctgtatcaGGTGGTTCACTGAAACATAGACCCAACTGATCAAAAAGATCTAGGAAATAATGTAGGCCATTTTCCTGCCAGTAGGTCAGTATTTATGCGTGACACAgtacatataccacattttgtttatccgttcatccatctaaggacatttgggttgttcctaTTTCTGGCTATTGTGACTAACGCTGCAATGAATGTGGGCGTATGAATATTCCTTTGAGAGACTGTTTTCAATTTTGgggggcatataccctgaaataGAACTGTTGGATCATTTAATAATTCTGTTTTGAGGAATTGCCATGCTGTTTTCTACTCTGGTTGTACAAGTTTACGTTCTCACCAGCATGGAGGAGGGTTCCAATTCTGCACATGCTGAAAGCACTTTATATTATCTGCCTTTCTGGTCATAATTGAAGCCATCTTAGTGGGTATGACGTGGTACTTCCTTTGAGTGTGACAGTGGTGTTGTGATAAAACGTCCTTTTTAAATGAACTGATGgaataatattaatagaataatgGGACTGCGAAAGTTACCCCTTCATTCTCGTATCTGTTTAAGAGAGAGCTCTAGTCAATCAGGAAGGTGATTCTAGGTCAATACAAAAAAGAATCAGTTTGTCAAAACACCAGGCCACATTTATCAAAGTAACCAATTTGCCAAAAAAGCTTATAGCTTAAGATGGCTGTAGGGAGACAAGACTCTGGGTTTCTGGGACCTTAAGACTCTTCCCCAGGctgtctccccttccccctctgtaactcagctttcCTTTCTACTGGGGGCCCTCTTCCTCGGACCCTCAGGGGAGCGCTCCTCTCTCTCAGAGTTCCTCCCTTAGTGAGCTCACAGCTTCTTTACCTTTATCATGCCATGGCTCATTTTGATAGTATAGCAAGGACCACGGACTCCttagaatgtttttaaatgtataaaatacaatACACGGgattacaaaagaaataaattatatggAAACACAGTTCTGCAGAGCATCAGGGGAACTAGGACAGAGACACTCTAGGTATTCCAAAATACTGACATAAAAACTCATCAACTAAGACTTCACATAAATAACTAAAATCTttacatatctttttaaattttcagtttttttaattctGGAAATTCAGATAGTTCATTCAAACTGGTGAACTAGGCCTCCTGATATGTTggcaaaacagaaactgactttaaaagaattataaataaattagtaaacaGAAACATTATCATATTAGGTAATGAAACTATATTCAAAAGAAGAttttaatatatcaaatatattcaAAGGGATATATAtcaagttgggcttcccaggtggtgctagcagtaaagaatccacctgccaatgcaggagacttaagggatgcgggtttgatccctgggttgggaagatctcctggagtaggaaatggcacctcactccaatattcttgcctggaaaattccatgggcagaggagcatggagggttATAATATAAACTAAAGAAAGAATAATCCATCAGAAGGGATTATGTAAAGAACACAGCATAAGAATGGGCAAGTGAAGATAGTTCCCACTCAGTGACTCTCTGATAAGAATAACACTGTTATGGAGATTGGCTCCTTGAGTGTCCAGAGCCAGAGGTCAAGAGCACTCAAACTCAAGTGATGGACTTGATTTCCATGCTCAGTAACCAGCTTTGTGATATCTGGCTTCCAGTGTCGTTTCCTTACAGGGAGAAGAAACACTAATGACTGATACAAGTTTTCTGATTTCCTTGAGAGTTTTGTGCATTCTTATAAATTAATAAACTGGCATTTGAGTTTTTATGTGCTCTGATTCCTGAGATAAACTTTGCCTGGTCATGAGGTATTAACTTTTTTATATATACCAGCTATAGTCAATGTGAAAATattctgcatctatgttcatgaggaACACTGGTCTGTAATTACTTTTCTGATAATGTTCTTGTTCATTTTGTGTGTCAGGGTTAGGCTGGCCTCCCAAAATAAGCTTGGAAAAGTTCCTGCctcaattttctgaaagaatttgcATAATCTAGATATTAGTTCTTCCTTAAATATGtgatagaatttaccagtgaGGTTATGTCAATCTGAAGCTTTCCTTATGGGAAGGGTTTTAATTATGAgctctatttcattgatttctaattCATACCATTTATATAGCCTAATTTGAAATGGATCATAGAGCTAAACATAAAAGTAACTTCTTCCTGTGTTGATGACGATACGtgtatttttcaaggaatttgcCCATCCCatctaagttgtcaaatttattgACATGAAGTTGTTTAAAAGAGGCTTTTATCACCCTTTTAAGTCTATAGGACCTAAAGTAGTATCCCCACTATCCTCCTTTTTCTGATCAGTATTGTTacagtttatcaattttatcagTCTTATCAGCTTTTGtcgatttttctgtttttccattttctatttctttcatttctactaTTTATTATGTCATTTCTCCCTATTTGCTATTGGCTTAtttttctagtcccctatgatagAAGCTTAGATAATTGTTTCTaaacctttttcctttttaatatacaCATTTAAAGCTGTAAGTTTTTCTCTAAATACTGCTTTAATTGTACCTCACAATATTTATAtgctgttttcattatcattcaatttcaaatattttctaataattcttgtgatttcttctttgactcacaGATTATTTATAATTGTGATGCTTAATTTCAAAATGTTGACGAACTTTCTAGTTTTGCTACTGTTACTGACTTCTAACTGAATTCTGCTGTgattaaagaatataaaattctttgaaatttatCATCCAGTATACTGTCTGTCTTGGTGAAAGTTTCATgtatatttgaaaacaaagtaTAATCAACAGTTGCTAGGTAGAGTATTTTATAAGTGGTAATTAAGTTTAGTTGGTAGATTAGTTGTTCAAATTTTCTATATGCTTGTTTATTGATTTTCTATATTGTTCTATCAATTACTCAAAAAGGTTAAGCTCTCTAGTATGACTGTagatttgtgtctttttcttttaattttgtccaTTTCTACTTCTGTATTTTGAAGCACTGTGATTAGGTAAATTtacattcattattattattcatttctgaCAAATTGACTGGCTCCCTTCAACTTTGGGGGTAGTCCGTATCTTAGAATCTACTTGATACTAATATAGTTATGACCAGCTTTCTTAAGATTGATGTCTTCATAGtttatctttttccatctttcaAATCATGTGTCTATATTCAAAATGTATCTCTTGTGAAAAAGTTATGTTACCAAACTGTTTTTTCAATCCAATCTGatgatttttcccttttaattggattgtttagtccatttacatttgatGTAACTAATGGTATGCTTGGATTTAAGTCTACCATTTCAATATCTGTGTTCTATTagtctcttttgccttttttatttcttacttatTTTCTGTCTTAAGAGTGGATCACAGGCTTAAGTATAGAATGCAAAACCATAGAACTCCTAGGAGATAACAAAGGAGAAATCTAGATGACTTTGGGTTTGGTGatgtcatacatacatacaacacTGAAGGCACaattcattaaagaaataattgataagctggacCTCATTAAGCCTTCTGCTCTATAAAAGATACTGTCAAGAGAATATAACAagacacagactgggagaaaatatttccaaaagacGCATCTGATAACTGCTATTCAAAATACACAACAAATTCTTAAAACAcaacaatgagaaaaaataaccaaattaaaaaatagaccAGAAACCTGAACAAACGCCATATCAAAGAAGACAAACATATGgtaaataagtatatgaaaatatgCCCAACATGaaatgtcatcagggaaatgaaaatcaaaacaacaagATATCACTACACATCTATTAGAAAGGCCAAAATCTGGAACACcgacaacaccaaatgctagtgaggatgtggagcaatggGAACTCTCTCCttcattgctagtgggaatgcaaaatggtccaGCCACTTTGGGAGACaatttggcaatttcttacaaaactaaccATAttctaccacatgatccagcaatcataaTCTTTGGCATTTACccaaagtgcttccctggtggctcagtggtaaagaatctgcctgcaatgtaggagactgcctgcaatacaggagaccagtttaatccctgggtcaggaagttcctctggagaaggaaatggcaacccactccggtattcttgcctggaaaatcccatggacagatgagcctagcagtatagtccatggggtcacaaagagccagataggACTGATCGACTAAACCAATTCAATTCAAGCGAGTTGAAAACTGATGTTTGCACAAAAACAGATGCTtagagcagctttattcataatttctcaaacttggaagcaaccaagatccCCTTCAGTAGGTGAAAAATAAACTGTTGTATATCCAGACAGgctagttccaaatcgggaaaggagtatgtcaaggttatatattgttaccctgcttatttaacttatatgcagagtacatcatgagaaatgtcaggcatttagcaataaaaagataaataaataaaagaaaaaatgagctatcaagccatgaaatgACCCAAGGAACCTTAAATGCaattactgagtgaaagaagccaatctgaaaaggccacAAAGTATATGATTCTAACTATATGACagtctggaaaaggtaaaaccatggagacagtagaaccatttttagaaaagattgggctttcctggtggctcggatgtaaagaatctgcctgcagtgcaggagacccgggttcagtccctgggtggggaagattccctggagaagggactggcagcccactccaggattcttgcctgggaaatcccatgtacagagaagcctggcgggctacagtccatggggtcacaaagagttggacacaactgagagactttcagggcttccctggttgctcagaagATAAAAAGATTGGGGTAGAGTCCAAAAGACATAGACTCATATTCTATACTGTCTCTTATCACTAGCTATATAAAATTACACgttatttaaattttctgaaattctaTAAAATATGTTACTATGAGAATTTAAATGGGATAGCTTTTAAAAAGTGCTTGAAAAATACCAGGCAATCAATAAACAACAACAGATTTAATAATACTGACTATTTCTCCCTGTATTTTTGTTACCATGTTATCTAGCTATCTGAATCATTCTTACCTTGCCTTTAGTTTACCTTTCTATCTTTGTTTCTTCGGGTTTTTCACCTAGGACAGCCTTTCTAGTTGTATAGTCATTTCTGTGGCTGACCTCAATAAGTGAATGGATTAGTTAGTTGTGCAAGTTGTATGGTATACTGTAACAAGTTAAATGTGTTTTGTTCCTGCTTCCTAGTAGCTCCGAAAGCACACTTAAATCTTTCCTGTACTTTAAATTTGAAGCTCAAATTGAACAAAATTTAGGCAAGAGTAACTAGCAATGAATCTTAAGGTGCTTTACATAATACCTATTATTACAAAATGTTACTTGCAGCACTCATCATTTGCTAAAAACTTCTTAAATGCTctagtttctccttcctgaaaatgcTTAGATTTGGCAAATAACATGTTTTTAAACCTTGAACTAAAAATTACTGATCGTTGCCTAATGCTTTGTATTTGAAGCTTTGAGTTTGTATGCTTTGTATTTTGCTTCCCAATTTTTTCATCAGTGACTCAtaactttttcctctctcttatctTTAGTTCCTTTCTTCAACAATGTATTTAAAGACTTACAGTAGACAGGGGCAAAAAGGCATTTGCAGGTAAGTATTTGAAATACTTCTTTCACTCAGACATGGCCTAAAACAACCAAACATATTTactaaaaaaaactgtaaaatccAAAaaccattttcattctttcttaatcAAAAATGTGAACAGTAGCATTAATATGAAGATTAAACATGCAAAGCACAAAATGTTTGAAAGAGTTAAACATTAGAACGAAAGAATGCTATAACCTAGGTAAAAGATGACCAAGAACTGCACCAAGGCCACAGCTGAATACATCcagaaggggaaggaaaaaaaaagactcgaaaaagaaataagtaataaaaatctgtttaaatttATCCTCTCAAAAAACTGGTTGTTTTGAGAAAGAGGTTGCTTGTATCAATGATGAATTCTCATCAAGCAATAAGAGAaattgttggggaaaaaaaatgcagtgttCTCAAGGCAATGCTGTGGCATTTGTCCTTCAGTGCTATAGTTTATTATAGATAGTCTCTAATTTcttagattttcattttttcatttttcaaccaTAATATAGTAATAGAATTAAGGACTATTTTTAATACATTAGAGTTAATAAAACTAAGATTAAAAagtttggactctgagggagaaggagagggtgggatgatttgggagaatggcattgaaacatgtatactatcatgtaagaaacgaatcgccagtctaggttcgatacaggatacaggatgcttggggctggtgcacggggatgatccagagagatgatatagggtgggaggtgggaggggggttcaggattgggaactcatgtacacccgtggccgATTCATggcaatgtgtggcaaaaccaatacagtattgtaaagtaaaataaagtaaaaatttaaaaaaaagtatagaagAATCTTTAGTAACTCTATTATGAAAGCTTAAAAAGAGTTTATTGAATTTCACCATAATAAGTATaatgatgaaaacattaaaaactgaCTATTAAGCTCAGTGACATTCCATCTAAATCTAACATTAGTAGTCACTTACATCACCCTTTACCACTAAATATACCCATGTACACTTCTGCTTCTGTCAAAATAAAGTATAAGTATTTCATATAACTACTCCTCATGCCAAGTAGAACTAAAAACCCTGGACATTGGATATAACATTAACTAACATAAGAAGTTCTGAAAGGTGGAGAGAAGAAGGCAAACTGACTGGAGGCCTTAGAATTCAAGGAACGACTTGGTAATAGCTCCCTGGGTTTTCATTTGGCCTCATACATCACAgataagaggaaggaagaaagaaagcttGAAATGCCAACAGATGcagacaacaacaaaacaaaacaaaacaaatccagGAAAAGCCTGCTCTCTAATCAAAGGACCAGGAAAGGGCAGCCTAAGACTGAAAATTTGAGGTAGTAGCCACTCTACTGAAGTCAAACACCACGGAAAAAACAATGGCTCCACCACCACCCACACCAGCAAACACTGAGTGGAAAGCCTAAACTTTCACCATTGCTGGGCTATAACAGGGCCCCAGTCCTGCTGCTGGGCTGGTGTCAGAGAAGGCTGAGTGGGGAGACAGgactcttcattctctctggaaagTAACCACATCCCCTGGTGTGAGGGGAGCCCCTCTGGGGAGGCTAGACTTCTGCTCCATCTAGTGGCTAACAAGGCACTCTCCCCCTTCCCACTGGGAGAGTGTCAGAGGCGGCCTAGTGGAGAGTCGAGGTTTTTTATCATCACTCAGTAGTAGCAAGGTCGCATCTATGTGGGAGCAGTAATGAGGTGCTCCTGCCCCACCCAGCCAGGGGCTTATCAGTAGAAGCCGAGTGGGCAGCCAGGACTCCCACTTCTGACCAGCAATAACAGGAAGTCATTATTCCCTCCACGAGTGTCCATGGAGTCTCTGAACTTCTACTACTATGTGGAAGTAACAATGATACAGAACCTTACAACATAATACCCAACATGTCCAGATTTCAACAGAAAATCACTCACCAAAGCAAGAACCAGGAAGCTCTCAAACTAAATAAGAAATAACAACCAACATGTGCCAACACCAAGAAAATGCAGAGATTAGAATTATCTGGCGGGCATTTTAAAGCCATCATCATAAAAATGTTTCAATGAGTAATTAAGGAATGtgcctgaaacaaacaaaaatattaaaagtctcAGAAAAGGAGtgaaagatacaaaaaaaaaaaaaaaaacaaatggaaaagacacaataactgaaataaaaaacttGGTGGAGTGGTTCAATAACAGAATGGAGGGGATAAAGGACAGAATCAGTGAATGTAAGATAGAACACTAAGGAGTATGCAATATGACCAACAGAgacaaaagactgaaaaaaagaaatgaagagagccTCAGGGACCCGTGGGACTCTATCAAAAAAACGACCTATAATTTCTGCCATGAGAGTTCTGGAAGAGTAGGAGAAAAAAGGCAGACCTGCAAAAGTTTCAAATAAATTAGAActgaaaatttccaaaatttagCAAAAGACATAAGCCTACAGAACTGAGACGTTAAGAATTTTCAAAATCAGATAAATCCAAAGAaattaattccagaaaaaacccactccagtactcctgcctggaaaatcccatggacgtagaagcctggtaggctacagtccatggggtcactgagagtcagacaccgactgagcgacttcactcaaaGACAGCAAAGCTTGAAAGCGGCAAGAAACAAATGTCTGAGAGGAAAACAATTCAATTCAAATGACAGTGAATTTCCCATTAGAAATTACGGAGACCAGAAAGAAGTGGCACAGCATTTTTCAACTGAAAAGAACAGTTAACCCAGAAATCTATATCCAGCAAAAACATCTTTCAGAGATGAAAGGGGGAACGAAgacattttcagatgaaaaaaaaaaaaaaatcccaagactGCCACCAGCTGACCTCTcctaaaagaatgaatttagaagcttgaaagataaagaaaataataaaggagtAAATCTTAGAACATCAGGTAGGAAGAAAGAATATGGTGGAgcaaaaatacagataaatacaATAGACAGATGAAAAGGGCATAGCTAAAGGGTATCAGGTTtcttttgaggtgatgaaaatttttaaaatcgaCTATGGTAATGGttacatgggcttccttggtggctcagtagtaaagagtccgcctgcagtgcaggagacgcatgagacgtgggttcaatacctgtATTCATATTAAAAACCATttaattatgcattttaaatgagtgaattataTGTTATGTgatttatatctcaataaagctgtttaaaaaatcagaatcGTGGTAGCCTGAGAAAAAGGGACAAGAGATCTTTCTAGGCATGATGCAGAAGTTTTATATCTTGTTCAGTCAttgtaacactgctgctgctgctgctaagtcgcttcagtcgtgtctgactctgtgagaccccatagatggcagcccaccaggcttccctgtccctgggattctccaggcaagaatactggagtgggttgccatttccttggtatatatataaattgtcaAAATTAAacaagctgctgctactgctaagtcacgtcagtcatgtccgactgcgaccccacagacagcagcccaccaggctcccccgtccctgggattctccaggcaagaacactggagtgggttgccatttccttctccaaggcattaaagcgaaaagtgaaagtgaagtcgctcagtcctgtcagactcttaaagaccccatggactgcagcctaccaggctcctccgtccatgggagtttccaggcaagagtactagagtgggttgccagtgccttctccgaaacaAACTAAAGCCTTACAAATAATGTACCTACTCTTATGACAGctctactttaataaaaattattaagaatctcAAATTTCTTTCCAAAACGCCTTTACCAGCTTATTCTCATACCAATAGTATTTTAGAATTCAGGCGGTCCACATCTTACAAATTTTAATATGGATAATTGACAGGCCAAATTTGGGGCCTTATTTTGGGGTCTGATTTATCAATCCCTTACTGTTAATGAGGTTGGTCATCATTTCCATtgggttttatctttttttatatatatttatgttttaaaaggtaAGACTTTTCAAACCATATTCCCAAGGTTCTATGGCTTGTTTGAAATTTTCTTATCACTTAGTCACTTATGTATGTTACAAATACACCCTCTCAAAACAAGTCTAGTCTTCTTTATTGTTATGCTGCATCTCAATAATCTAGAAATTTATGATATAGCCAAAAGTAGTATTTAATCATGCAGTTTGGATATATGtctgtgtcttttaaaataaatacttctgtAATGCAAATGCAAAGTAACTTTGTCCCTTACATTATCTTTAATCCTTGTGGAagtctatgtatgtatgtgttcagAGGTAGGAATCTAATTTTACTGCAAAATTGTTGTAATTTTTTCACATGACTAACATTTCATTTGTTCCATTTATGATGGATTATTTCTGGATTCcttttttctgcttcattaatcattttttctatttctatgccACATATATAGGTTTATAATAAATCTTGATATTTAGAAGGGTAAAAATACCCATTTATTTACATTGCTAGTAAAATAGAAGATAAAATCATGGTGTTTCTTAAAGAGAATGTTTTGTAAAGGTGAGGGCTTTTGTCTTCAAATTCCTGTTGCTTTTTCATTGTGTCAAATTAGTCACAAGCAAGTtgaaaatatgtatctttttattttccaaagtaatTTTAAAGGGTGAAAATTATTTACCCTTAACAACATACACTTTTCCCTTTTTGTTCTCCACTCATCTAAACAATGACTATAAGGTCTACCAGTGGCATCTCAAATTTAGTCTCACTTTTAATTTATCAttcagtttgttttctaattGGACTATTGAAAATTACAGATAGGAAATCAGAGGTTTAAAATACCAACACTTCCATTGTCTTTACTTTGAAGAGTCTTTAATTTCTGTCTATGAGTGGTCCTTTTTGACTGGATAGCCTCTGCTGTCTATCCATATTAATTGGTTACAAAGCTGATGGaatgtggagaaggaagtggcaacccactccagtattcttgctgggggaATTcaacggacaggggagcctggtgggctacagtccatggggttgcaagagttgaacgtgacttagcgactaaaccaccaccaccaccaccagatggAATGAGACCTGGAAAaactctaaagtgaaagtgaaagtgaagtcgctcattcgtgtccgactctttgtgagcctgtggactgtaacctaccaggcttctccgtccatgggattctccaggcaagaatactggagtgggttgccatttccttctccaggggatcttcctgacccagggattgaacccaggtctcccgccttgcaggcaaaggctttaacctctgggccaccagggaagaactctAAGTCAGACTGAAATAAGACTGAGTACTTGCTTTTCTTGAATACATTCAATTATCTGAATATTTTGGGAGTTATCTATACTTATCTATTAATAGTTTGGATGTATCAACTGTTTTTCGTAGTTCTTTTTGGTTCTCTAGCTAGTAAACTACACAAATTATGACTACAGtattaataaaagtttaaaaaatggtccCATAAAACATTGAAATGCAGATATTTAAGActtacctctatttctttccttaatttttcatgtgtctttatttcttcctgaagAAAACAAGTTTGTTCACTGATGGATTCTTCTACAGTTGTAATTTCATCCTTCAGTTTTGTAATATCTTCCTGTAtgtttatgaaatttaaaatatacatgtcaAACAATGAATCGCCAATATAAATCCAAGATTTCAGTGTTTCTATAATTTAAGAAGATTAACCATCACATTTAATTTTGATTAATACGATTAGAATGTTACTTCTATAGGTATAAGGAACGAGAAAGCATTATTCAAACAAGCAAACCTTAGATTTGAAGACACAGAAgtaaaaaccaaatgaaaataaGACACAAAGGAAAGCGGAAGTCATAGCAGCAACTGTTTGGCAATGGTGTAtaggatatttttttaattcttagggagaaataatagatattttaagtttttgtcTCCCAAAGTCTTcaaagaatattaagaaaaagatGCTTAGGGTGCAATTATTAATTCACATTGTTTGGGTAACAGCATTAAGAACACTAAATAGATTTTAATTGGTCTGGATCCATTAGACTGGAAGCTAGTTAACATTTTTGTGAGTCATACTTTCTGTAACAAATGGATTAATTGTTCATCTGATTTTGTTGGaccatatatttttattaatccaCAAGGGATTTGGGGATGTTTCCTTTACGCATTTGTACTTTTGACATAGTTGTTACATAACTCATGCACTTATACAAGTTTTTAAAAGCTGTGAATCCAGTTAGAGCACTCATGGGTATTCTACCAAGTTAATGATAATTTATCGCTGAGTAAGTGTACTCACAAAAAAAGGAATactagaaaatgttttaataagtgATATTTCAAACCTGTGCTTGTCTCATCAGGTTTCCTTCTGGATTCTGGAGATCCAGCTTAAGTTCCTCTTTCATTGTCTTTAGTTTTTTTACGAGGTCTCGTTTCTCATTGAGTTCAGTCATAAATGACCATTTGTTCTCTACCTCTCTCAAACTATCTTTATGTGCTTTTATCTTGGCATagtattcattatattttatcatttgttcCTCAAAATTTTCTTGGGCAGTTTCTATGTCAGATTTAAGCTTCACATTTTCTGCGTGTAaggatttgatttgattttccaGGTCTCCACACTGAAGTCTGGTATTCTGTATGGCAGCATCTTGCTGATAAATttgcctttctgtttctttagttTCTGCAGAGACAGATGCTATTTGTGTTTCAAGCTCATGAAGTTCATTCTGTAAGATATTTCAACATTATTGTTATTAATTCATGATATTCAACATGAAAGAAAAGCCATTGTTTTGATCCACAGTGTGTGTAGAAAAATCActtaacataaaaaatattttttatcaaatataGAAAAATTGA
The sequence above is a segment of the Budorcas taxicolor isolate Tak-1 chromosome 12, Takin1.1, whole genome shotgun sequence genome. Coding sequences within it:
- the CCDC122 gene encoding coiled-coil domain-containing protein 122, with the protein product MSENERKSQGVPKEGLAKQDTSSLTDAVEQVAKQQQSQTSEIERNRKILFHLQNELHELETQIASVSAETKETERQIYQQDAAIQNTRLQCGDLENQIKSLHAENVKLKSDIETAQENFEEQMIKYNEYYAKIKAHKDSLREVENKWSFMTELNEKRDLVKKLKTMKEELKLDLQNPEGNLMRQAQEDITKLKDEITTVEESISEQTCFLQEEIKTHEKLRKEIEVQHKRYGAILKRLHCQVNKLHSNRRQWQWNIQQLEKTAAELRKRIGMKD